The sequence below is a genomic window from Rhinopithecus roxellana isolate Shanxi Qingling chromosome 19, ASM756505v1, whole genome shotgun sequence.
AGGTAACTTATTAGTCAGACTTTGCGAGTAAAAGAGCCCTGTTTCTGCGTTTTGTGTGCCCTGTGCCTACATAAATCCTAAAACTTCAGGTGGGTGGGGACCTAATAAGTCATCTTTCCATACCCTTCCCATCTCCAGCATCCAGTCCAGAGTACCTGGAGTTCCTTACGTGTTTGTCAAATGACTATCTGATGGAATGAATGGCTAATGAGTGAGGTAATTCCTGCTTGACCCTCTGACCAACTTTCTGCCAGCTCTCCAAGGGAGAGGCCAAGAGCCTTTCTCCTCGTACCCTCTTCCCTGGCACCTGCACTCCCGCGTCCCGGGGGCTCACCTTGTGCTGCTTCCACATGGCCCCCAGCGGCTTCACCTCGTGCTTGGCATGCCGGCCCTCCTCCAGGCACAGATAGCACACCGGGGTTCGACAGCTCACGCAGTACATGCTGTAGTTCTCCATTTCATGCTCGGGACACGTGGGGAACTTGCGGGCCGTGCTGCCCCCAGTCGCCCCGGCCCCTGCGCCTCCCGGACTCTTGCAGCCGCCGCCTCCGCTGGGGGCGCCCTGGGCGGCGCCAGTGGGCCCGGAGGCTGCCTCGGCGGGCGCCGGTGGCAGCGGCGGCTGCACCAGGCGATGCTTGGCGAAGGGTCCCCGGGATGGATGGCACTTGAGCTGGCAGGTAGCGCAGTAAAGGACTTCGCACTGCTCGCGGAGCGTGGCTGCTGGCTCTGGCGGGGTGCGGTCGCACAGCTGGCAGATGGCCACCACCGCGGCTGCAGACGCCCCCGGCATGGCCCCGCGGCCCTGCTGGTATCGCTGCACGATGGCCTCGAGCAGCCGGTTTCGCTGGAAGCCACGCAGGCCGCGGTGGTCCAGGGAGGCACTGCGGTGGCACTGCGGGCACGTGATGGAGCTCGAAGACGAGGATAGCGAGGAGCAGGCGGCACCCCGAGCCGCGGCGGCGGAGGAGCCGGGTGGTGCGGGCACCATGGGCAGCACGCGAACCCCGTTGGGGGACTTGAGGCTCGGGGTGTAGGACCCATAGCCGCTGTCTGTCTCGCTGTACAAGCTCAGCTTGTCCGCGTGGTCTCCACCACCTACCGCACCGCCGCCGCAGAGGCCGCCAGCTGCACTCCCGCCGGCACCGCTGCAGGCCGGGCCCGCCGCCGCGTCGTGCTCCAGTGAGGGAGCAGCGGCGGCACCCGCGGGCAGCCCCGAGCCCCGGGAAAGCAGGAGCGGCTGGGGTAGGTGCTGCTCGCCGTCCGGGGTCTGCACCGCGATGGTGCGAGCGCAAGGCAGGCAGACATTGTGGGAACAGGGCAGGATGATAGGCTCCCGAAACAGAGAGCCGCACACAGGACACTTCAGCTCTTCCTCCATCGCGGCGCCGGCTGCCGGCGCTGCTCTGCGCTGGGGATGAATGGCCGGAGCTCGGGAGACTGGCGGAGAAGGACCAGCGTGGTGCGCCCCGGTGAGACGGCGGGCGGGGGCATCACACGGGCATGCCCACTTCACAGCCGAGGGGCACGCCCCTCTCTCTGTCCTGTAGCCACCGCCCTAAGATTATAGGGGGGCGAGAGAAGGGAGGGGGTCCTCACCTCCTGCCCGCGAGGCTACCGCACCGGCGGCTTCAACCTGCGGCCAGAGTCCGAAGCGGGTCGGCTGCCCTCGCGGTGGCCTGCGAGGAGCTTTAGGTGATGAATCAGCACCAGCGCCACCGCTGGCTGCAGCGCGCGCCTCCTCTCCACCCCAGGACCAGCGGGCGGGCTGCTGTGCGCTCACTGCTTCAGCCCCTGGCTCCGGAGGGCGGCTACCCCGAGGACCCCCTTCTGCCCCCGCCCAGCTCCTTATCGTGGTGATCGGGAGGTGAGCAGGCAGGTGCGAAGGCCGCTCAGCCGTGGGGCTGGGATCAGCACCACGAGGCGGCGGACAGCGCCCGGGAGCCGAAGGTG
It includes:
- the LOC104670713 gene encoding tripartite motif-containing protein 67, which produces MEEELKCPVCGSLFREPIILPCSHNVCLPCARTIAVQTPDGEQHLPQPLLLSRGSGLPAGAAAAPSLEHDAAAGPACSGAGGSAAGGLCGGGAVGGGDHADKLSLYSETDSGYGSYTPSLKSPNGVRVLPMVPAPPGSSAAAARGAACSSLSSSSSSITCPQCHRSASLDHRGLRGFQRNRLLEAIVQRYQQGRGAMPGASAAAVVAICQLCDRTPPEPAATLREQCEVLYCATCQLKCHPSRGPFAKHRLVQPPLPPAPAEAASGPTGAAQGAPSGGGGCKSPGGAGAGATGGSTARKFPTCPEHEMENYSMYCVSCRTPVCYLCLEEGRHAKHEVKPLGAMWKQHKVSPRDAGVQVPGKRVRGERLLASPLESWQKVGQRVKQELPHSLAIHSIR